One part of the Humulus lupulus chromosome 9, drHumLupu1.1, whole genome shotgun sequence genome encodes these proteins:
- the LOC133800954 gene encoding DNA-directed RNA polymerases II, IV and V subunit 9A yields the protein MSTMKFCRECNNILYPKEDRDNKILLYACRNCDHQEIADNNCVYRNEIHHSVGERTQVLQDVAADPTLPRTKAVRCAQCNHGEAVFFQATARGEEGMTLFFVCCNPNCGHRWRD from the exons ATGAGTACCATGAAGTTTTGCCGTGAATG TAACAACATCCTATACCCAAAGGAAGACAGAGATAACAAGATTCTCCTCTATGCGTGCCGCAACTGTGATCACCAG GAAATTGCTGATAACAACTGTGTCTATAGAAACGAGATTCATCACTCTGTTGGAGAACGCACTCAGGTATTGCAAGATGTGGCTGCAGATCCGACTCTCCCTCGGACTAAGGCTGTTCGTTGTGCTCAATGCAACCACGGAGAAGCTGTCTTTTTCCAG GCTACTGCTAGAGGTGAGGAAGGAATGACTTTGTTCTTTGTTTGCTGCAACCCCAACTGTGGCCATAGATGGAGGGATTGA